ACTGCTGGTGGGTGTGCTTCCCGAGGCGGTGGCAAGCTGGCGCGACTACCGGAATCTCGGAGACGGCAGACTGTCGTCCGTGATCAAGCTGACGAAGGGGTGATGAGGGTGACCAGCCAAGGACCGGGGGAGATCGTGAGTGAGACCCTCTACCGCGACGAGTCGACTCCGTGGCTGAGTGTCTACTCCGACGAAGTGACAGCGCCCAACGGCGCACGTTTCCGTACCCGCCACGTCGAGGTGATGGGCGGACAACCGGGTGCAGTCTGCATCGCACTCCAGCGGGATCGGGTGCTCATGGCCGACCTGTGGCGTCCGGCGATCGGAGGGGCCCTCAGCTTCGAGTTCCCTCGGGGATGGGTGAGCCTGGGGAGACGATCATCCAGACAGCGCTGCGTGAACTCCACGAGGAAACCGGTGTCGACGACGTCGTCTCCGCGCGTGAGGTGGGGGTGTTCCACGCGGACACGGGCCTCCTCAGTAACCTGATAGGCGTTGTCGAGATCATCGTCGCCGAGGATCGTCTCGTTGTGGGGCCCGAGCTTCAGAGCGCCAGGTGGACCCCGGTTGCGGTGCTGGACGCCGCCGTGGCCGCAGGACAGATCCGTGACGGCATCACCCTCGCGGCATGGGCTCTGTGGACGTCGGCCCGTCGCTGATCACTCCCATGTCGGTGCCCGTCGGGTAACGGTGCGAGACGTCTGTTCCGGACCGCTAGCGCATCCTCAGCCGGGCCCGACCCCGCCCCCGGTTAACGATTCGGGCGGAGACTCGATACGGTGCATCGCATGCGGATAGGCATCCCCGAAGAAGTGGCGTCAGGCGAGAACCGTGTCGCCGCGACCCCCAGGACAGTGACCCAGTTGGTCGGTCTCGGCTACGACGTTCTCGTCCAGGCCGGAGCAGGTGATCGGGCCGCGTTGCCCGATGCCGGCTACCTCGAGGCCGGCGCGACGACGGGCAGCGCGGTCGACGCCTGGGGCGCCGACATCGTCCTGACGGTCAACGCCCCGACCGACGAGCAGATCGCGCTGATGCGGCCGGGCGCCGTCCTGATCGGCTTCCTGTTCCCCCGCCAGGACGAGACGCTCACGCAGCGGCTCGCCGCCCGCGGGGTGACGGCGCTGAGCATGGACATGGTGCCGCGCACCAGCCGCGCGCAGGCCCTGGACGCGCTCAGCTCCATGGCCAACATCTCCGGCTACCGCGCCGTCGTCGAGGCCGCGCACGCCTTCGGCCGCTTCTTCACCGGGCAGGTCACCGCGGCGGGCAAGGTGCCTCCGGCGAAGGTGCTCGTCGCAGGAACCGGCGTCGCCGGCCTCGCCGCGATCGGCGCCGCCAACTCGCTCGGCGCGATCGTCCGGGCCACCGACGTCCGCCCCGAGACCGCGGAGCAGGTCGAGTCGATGGGCGCCACGTTCCTCCACGTCGGCACCGCCGACCAGGGCGTCAGCTCAGACGGCTACGCCAAGGAGGTCGGCGCCGACTATGCGCAGAAGGCCGCAGAGCTCTACGCCGAGCAGGCCGCCGACGTCGACATCATCGTCACCACGGCCGCCATCCCCGGCCGACCGTCGCCCAAGCTGATCACCGCCGACATGGTCTCCACCATGCGCCCGGGGTCCGTCATCGTCGACCTCGCCGCGCAGGGCGGCGGCAACTGCGAACTCACCCACCCCGGCGAGAGCTACGTCACCGACAACGGCGTGACGATCATCGGCTGGACCGATCTGGCCAGCCGCCTGCCCGGGCAGTCGTCGCAGCTGTACGGCACCAACCTCGTCAATGCGCTGACGCTGATGACGCCGGAGAAGGACGGCGAGCTCGTCATCGACTTCGACGACGAGGTTGTGCGCACCATGACCACCGTCCGCGACGGCGAGATCACCTTCCCGCCGCCGCCGATCGAGGTGTCGGCGATGCCGGCCGCGAAGCCGGCCGAGGTGGCTGTCGTCGAGCCTCCGGCCCCGAAGGAGCCGCGCCCCTGGTGGCACCAGGTCGTGCTGGTCGGGGCAGGATCCCTCGCCCTCATCGCGACGCTGACGTTCTCGCCGTCGTCGTTCGTCGGCCTGTTCGCGATCTTCACGCTCGCCTGCGTCGTCGGGTACTACGTGGTGTGGAACGTGTCGCACGCACTCCACACCCCGCTCATGAGCGTGACGAACGCCATCAGCGGCATCATCATCGTCGGCGCCATGACGCAGATGGCCAGCGACGACTGGGTGGTGCGGATCATCGCCTTCATCGCCGTCCTCCTCGCCTCCATCAACGTGTTCGGCGGATTCGCCGTCACGCACCGGATGCTCGCCATGTTCAGGAAGGCCTGACGCCATGCTGTCGAACTTCATTGACGCCACGTACATTGCGGCGGGCCTCATGTTCATCCTGGCTCTGGCCGGACTGTCGAAGCACGAGACAGCCCGCAAGGGCAACGTCTACGGGATCATGGGCATGGTCTTCGCCGTCGTGGCGACGAACTTCGCCATCGCCTACCGCGACTACGCGAACCACAACCTGCAGTGGGACGCGGCGATCATGCTCTACGCCGCGCTCGCCATCGGCGGCGCCATCGGCATCTGGCGGGCACGCAAGGTGGAGATGACGGGGATGCCCGAACTCATCGCCCTCCTGCACAGCTTCGTCGGCGCGGCCGCCGTCCTCGTGGGCTACAACGTCCACCTCGGCAACCCCAACGTCGACGCTCTGCACTCCATCGAGGTGTACCTCGGTGTGTTCATCGGCGCCGTCACGTTCACCGGCTCGCTGGTCGCCTGGGGCAAGCTCAACGGGCGCATCAACTCCAAGCCGCTCACGCTGCCCGGTCGGCACTGGATGAACCTCGCCATCGTCGTCGCCCTCGCGCTGATCGGCTGGTGGTACCTCGCCACGGGGTCGATCATCCCGCTGATCATCGCCACGGTGCTGTCGCTGCTTCTCGGCGCCCACCTCGTCGCGGCCATCGGTGGCGCCGACATGCCGGTGGTCGTGTCCATGCTGAACTCCTACTCCGGCTGGGCCGCGGCCGCGTCCGGCTTCATGCTCGACATGACGATCCTCGCGATCACCGGCGCCCTCGTCGGTGCCTCCGGCGCCATCCTGAGCTTCATCATGTGCCGAGCCATGAACCGGTCGTTCATCTCCGTCATCCTCGGCGGCTTCGGCGACGATGTCTCAGCCGGCCCGGATCGCGAGTACGGGGAGCACAGGGAGGCCTCGCCTGCCGACGTTGCGACGCTGCTCGATTCCGCGGGCTCGGTCATGATCGTGCCCGGCTACGGCATGGCCGTCGCGCAGGCCCAGTACGCCGTCGCCGAACTCACCGAACGGCTGCGGGCGAAGGGAACGAAGGTCAGCTTCGGCATCCACCCGGTCGCCGGCCGCCTGCCAGGACACATGAACGTGCTGCTGGCCGAGGCGAAGGTGCCCTACGACATCGTGTTCGAGATGGACGAGATCAACGACGACCTGGCCGACACCGATGTGGTGCTGGTCATCGGCGCCAACGACACCGTCAACCCTGCCGCCATGGAGCCCGGCTCGCCGATCTCCGGCATGCCGGTGCTGCGCGTGTGGGAGGCGGGCACCGTCGTCGTGTTCAAGCGGTCGATGAGCGCCGGCTACGCCGGGGTGCAGAACCCGCTGTTCTTCAACGAGAACTCGGTCATGTGCTTCGGTGACGCGAAGGCGACGGCGCAGGAGATTGTCGCGGCGCTGCCCGCGAAGGTCAACGCCTGATCAGGCGCCGTCGGGGGCCTGCATGGTGCTGGTGTTCTGCGTCATGAGCGCAGCCTGCGCCTTGGGCCCCGTCCGCCTGGCAAGCCAGCGGGCGGCGGTCGACAAACTCATGTTCACCACGAGGTAGACGGCCCACACGATCAGGAACAGCGAGAACGAGTACGTCGTCGACCCGTAGTAGTCGCGCATCTGCTGCGAGATCCGCAGGATCTCGGGGTAGGCGACGACGTAGGCGAGCGACGTGTCCTTCAGCAGGACGACGAGTTGGGCCAGGATGATCGGCAGCATCTGGCGGAAGGCCTGCGGGAACTCGATCCGCAGCCGGGTGCTCAGTTCGGTGAGGCCCAAAGACAGGCCTGCCTCGCGCTGACCGCGGGGAAGGGCGGCGATGCCGGCGCGCAGGGCCTCACCAATGATCGCGCCGTTGTAGACGGTCAGAGCCAAGACGACCGCCCAGTAGCCGCTCGTGGCGAGCGCCAGCATGATGAACAGCATCATCAGAAGCACGGGCATGCCGCGGAAGAACTCGAGCACGATGGCGGCGGGCACCCGAATCCACTTCGACCGCGCCGAGCGGGCGAAGCAGAGCAGGACGCCGGCGATGATGGACAGCACGGCGGCCAGCCCGGCCGCGCGGAGCGTCCCCATGAGGAGGCCGCGGATCAGCAGCCCCTCCCAGACGCGCGGGTCGTTGACGAAGATGTCCCAGCGGGACGGGTCCCACAGGCCGGTCAGGACGGCGCCGTTGACGGTGACGCGGGGCTGGCCGAGCCGCCAGATCAGCCAGACCACGGCGGCGGTGATGACCACGCCGAGCACGATGGAGGTGACGAGGGAGAGTCGGCGGGCCCTCGGGCCGGGGGCGTCGTAGAGGACGCTCGGTGTCGCGCTCATCGCTGCACCGCCACCTTCCGCTCGATCCAGTCGGCCATCCGGCCGAGCGGGATGGTGATGACCAGGTAGCAGAGAGCCACGCCGATCAGGATCGGGATGACGGCGTTGCCGTGCTGGTTGGTCAGCGTCTTCGAGACGGCGAACAGTTCGACGACGTAGAAGCCGCCGGCCACCGACGTGTTCTTCGTCAGGGCGATGAACACGTTGATCAGCGGCGGGATGACCATGCGGACGGCCTGCGGCATGATCACCGAGGAGACGGTCTGCCCGAATGTCAGTCCGACGGACCGGGCCGCCTCGGCCTGCCCCACCGGTACGCCGTTGATACCGGAGCGCACCGCCTCGGCGACGAACGCCGACGTGTAGAGGGCCAGCGCCAGGTAGGCGGCGACCTTGAAGTCGATGCCCAGCTGGAGTGCGGGCAGGACGATCGCGAGGAAGAAGAACACCAGCGTCAGCGGTGTGTTGCGCATCAGCTCGGTGTACCCGGTCGCCAGCCAACGCAGGCTGGCAATCGGGGAGATACGGAGGAACGCCACGACGACCCCGAGAAGGAGGGCGCCGAGGCCGCCGATGGCCAGCAGCTCCAGCGTGACGCTGAAGCCTTCCCAGTAGGAGTCGAGGCTGGACAGGACGGCCTCCATGGGCTCCCTCCTCTCAGGTCAGTCGTTGTCTGCGGGTGTCGTCAGTTGGTGTAGCGGTCGACGGTCGGCGGCGCCGGCGTCGGCAGGACCTTGCCTGCGGTGTTCTCCCAGGCCTTCGCCCACGAGCCGTCCTTGAACGAGGCCTCGAGGGTGTCGTTGATGAAGTTCCGGAAGTCGTCGTCACCCTTCTTGAGGCCGATGCCGTAGGGCTCCTCGGTGAAGGTGTAGTCGACCACCTCGAACTCGTCGCCGTTCTGGTCGACGAGGCCGGCCAGGATCACGTTGTCGGTGGTCAGGGCCTGTGCGTCGCCGGTGCGGATGGGCTCCAGGCAGTCGGAGTACTTGTCGACGGTGATGACCTTGTCGGTGAACTCCTTGATGTTCTTCTCGGAGGTGGAGCCCGTGACGGTGCAGATGGTGTTGTCGCCGATGGTGTCGGTCGAGGTGATGCCCGCCGGGTTGCCCTTCGGCACCAGGAACGACTGGCCGGCGATGTAGTAGGGGCCGGCGAAGTCGATGACTTCCTTGCGCTTGTCGTTGATGGTGTAGGTGGCGACGACGATGTCCACCTGCCCGTTCTGGATGAACGGCTCACGGTTCTGGGAGACGGTCTCCACCCAGTTGATCTTGTCGGCCGGGATGCCGAGCTTGTCTGCGATCAGCTTGCCGATCTCGACGTCGAAGCCTTCGGGCTTGCCGTCCGGGCCGGCGAGGCCGAACAGCGGCTGGTCGAACTTGGTGCCGATGGTGATCTTCTGGGCCGAGTTGAGCTTGGCCATGGTCGATCCCTCAGGGAAGTCGCCTGAGGCCCCGCCACCGCCGCTACAGGCGGTGAGGACGACGGCGGTGAGGAGTGCGGTGGCTGAGGCCGCCAGTTTGGTGAGCTTCATGGTGGTCTGCTTTCTCGTGGTTCAGGAGAGGATCTTGGACAGGAAATCCTGGGCCCGGTGGGACTGCGGATTGGTGAAGAACTCGTCGGGCGAGGCCTGCTCGACGATGGCGCCGTCGGCCATGAAGACGACGCGGTCGGCCGCCTTCCTGGCGAAACCCATCTCGTGGGTGACGACGACCATCGTCATGCCGGACTTCGCGAGCTCGACCATGACGTCGAGCACCTCGTTGATCATCTCCGGATCGAGCGCCGAGGTCGGCTCGTCGAGGAGGATGAGCTTGGGGTCCATCGCCAGGGACCTGGCGATGGCGACGCGCTGCTGCTGGCCGCCCGAGAGTTGGGCGGGCAGCTTCTTCGCGTGATCCTGGACGCCCACGCGGGTGAGCAGTTCCATGGCGCGTGCCTCGGCCGTCTTCTTGTCCATCTTGCGGACCTTGATCGGGGCGAGGGTGACGTTCTCGAGGACCGTCTTGTGGGCGAACAGGTTGAAGGCCTGGAACACCATGCCGACGTCGCTGCGGAGCTGGGCCAGCGCCCGGCCCTCCTCGGGCAGCTTCTGGCCGTCGATCAGGATCTCGCCGGAGTTGATGGTCTCGAGGCGATTGATCGAACGGCACAGCGTCGACTTGCCGGACCCGGAGGGTCCGATGACGATGACAACCTCGCCACGCTGGACGTCGAGGTCGATGTCCTTGAGTACGTGGTGTTCACCGAAGTACTTGTTGACGCCACGGATCTCAACGAGAGGGCGTTCGGTGGGGGTGTTCGTCATGTCGAGACATTACAACGAAGTCGTGTGTCAGCGAGGGAAAGTCCCGTAACAATCCTGTATCGGGCTTGTCAGAGCCGAACAGATCGTTGTCCAATGCGGCTCCCACTGTAGGTTTCTCCCAATCGGGCCGGTCGTCCACAGATATCGCGTTCCTGTTCCGCGGCCGCGATTCGCTTGCTTGAATGGCATTTTCCGGGGGAGGTGAGGCGCATGCGACGTCGCGGTCAGCGCGGCCAGGTGCTGTCCGTCTGGGTGGCCGCTGCCATGCCCGCCTTCATCCTCGCGGTCGGGCTAGGTGTCGATCTGTCCGGACACACCGTCGCGGAGCAGGCAGCGCGGGAGGTGGCCGCACAGGCGGCGCGGACAGGTGCGCAGCAGGTCGTCCTCACCTCTGACGGGGCCTCCCTGGACCGGACCGCCGCCCGACGCGCAGCCGCGACCCAGGCGGAGTCCGTGGGGTATTCGGCGACGGTGGCCGTTGCGGGTAACGAGGTCACCGTCGAGGTCCGGGGGAGTTACACGACGGTGCTGCTGGGACTGATCGGGGTCCATGAACTGACGGTCGAGGGATCGGGCTCTGCGCGAGCGGTCCGTGTGGTCGACGGCGCGGAGTCGTAGCCGACCTTGTTCGCCGGAGCCCCCGCAGGCGAACACCGGCCGGGTGGCTCGGAGGCTGGGAGGGACAAGGGCAGGTAGTCGACAGGGAGGTAGCTGCGGGGCCGTGTGTTCACCGTTCCCTGGGCTTGTCGTCCTTCGAGACGCGGGTTCCCTGAGCTTGTCGTCCTTCGAGACGCTCGCTGGCGCTCGCTCCTCAGGAACCGGAGATCCCTGAGCTTGTCGAAGGGTGGTCCCTGAGCTTGTCGAAGGGCAAGATTCTCGTTCCCTGAGCCGGCCGCTTGCGGCCGTGTCGTCCTTCGAGACGCTCGCTGGCGCTCGCTCCTCAGGAACCATCCGTTCGAGACGCTCGGTCCTCAGGATGTTTCGTTCCCTGAGGAGGTTGTGAGGTACGAGCAACCGTCTCGAAGGGGCGTCCTGCTGATCGCGGTTCTACTCGTCTGGTGTGGTCCAGGCGGGTGACATGGGTAGGTCGTCGACGGGGTAGTGACGGCGTGGCTGCGTCTGGTCGTGACGGGCGCGACCACTCCGTTCGCTTCGTTCCGGCTCCTGGCTTGGTCCCGGCTGTCCCGGTGGCGCTGATGATCCTGGTGGTGCCGATGTTGCGTGGGTCGGGTGTTCCGCTCCGGTATCTGGCGGGCCGGCCTGACCGGGTGTGGGCAGAGTTCTCCCGTGGAGCCGGTATCGGTGGTGTTGACGGGGTCGTCTGCTCGGATCCACGAATCTGGGTGGGGTGAACCAGGGGTTCCCGTTGTTGTCGAAGTGGATCTGCCATTGCATGTCTGCCGGTTTCGTCGGGTCGGGTTCTGCGAGGCGGTGGTGGTAGCAACACAGGAGGACCCCGAGGGCGAGGCTGGTGATGCCTCCTTGGACTGCGGGATGAAATCCGGACCGCTTGATATTCATGTTTCAGGCTGCCTTGTTGGTTTCGTACCAGTCCTGCTCTGCTTCGTTCGGGGTACGATATTGAAGCGCGGAATGCAACCGTTTCTGATTGTAACGCAACTCGATGTAGCGTGCAATATCCCGGATAGCATGCCGCCGAGTCGGATACACGGTCCGATGAACCCGCTCCACTTTCAAGGTCGCGTTGAACGACTCCGCCCACGCATTGTCATAGCAGATACCAGTCCGTCCGACCGACCGAACAATCCCAGCCGCGCGCGTGAACTCGGCAAACTCGGCCGACATGTATTGAGTCCCGCGATCCGAATGGAAAATCGTCTCCCCGCTGCGGATATGGCCATTACTGATCGCCATGGCCAGGGCGTCGGTGACCAGCTCGGTTCGCATGTGCTCGGCCATCGCGTACCCGACGACCTTCTTCGTGCAGCAGTCCAGCACGGTGGCCAGATACACCCACCCCTGCCAGGTCGGGATGTAGGTGATGTCCCCGACCAGCTTCAGCCCGGGCTCGTCGGCGGTGAAGTCCCTGTTGACCAGATCCGGCAGATCCTTCGCGTCAGCCGGGATCGTGGTCCTGGGCCCGCTGCGGCGCGGCTGACAAGCCACCAAGCCACGCTCGGCCATGATCGCACGCACCGTCTGCGGGTCACACGGCCTCCCGGCCCGCACCAAGGCGGCATGGATCCGTCGGTAGCCGTAGGTGGCGTCGGAGTCGGCGAACAGGACCTCGATGATGTCGCCGAGCTCGTCGCGCCACCGCTGGGTCACCGAGACCGGCCGGTTGAGCCACTCGTAGTAGCCGGCCCTCGACACCCTCGCCCACCGACACATGCTCCGGATCGAGTAGTTGCCTTCTTCGCTGTTGATGAACGCGTACTTCGCGGTCACCGGAACTCTTTGGCGAAGAAGGCCGCCGCTTTTCCCAGGAACTCCCGCTCGGCCTTCAACTCACGGACCTCCTTACGCAACCGTGCCAGTTCAGCACGCTCCGGTTCGCTGATCTCCGGTAACTCATCCGGGTGGTCCCGCCGATACGCATTCACCCAATTCCTGAGTGTTTCCGAGCCGATACCATGATCACGCGCGACCTCGGCAACAGTCCGCGACGACTCAATCACCGCACGAACCGCCTCCGCCTTGAATTCCGGGCTGAACTTCTTCCGGGTCATTCGATCCCTTCCATTTCTCCCACGGATTCTACCGGTGGGGGCTCTTGGTCCGGAAACAATCCCTCACCTCACCTGCCTTCCAGGGTTGGGTGTGG
The DNA window shown above is from Tessaracoccus defluvii and carries:
- a CDS encoding amino acid ABC transporter ATP-binding protein gives rise to the protein MTNTPTERPLVEIRGVNKYFGEHHVLKDIDLDVQRGEVVIVIGPSGSGKSTLCRSINRLETINSGEILIDGQKLPEEGRALAQLRSDVGMVFQAFNLFAHKTVLENVTLAPIKVRKMDKKTAEARAMELLTRVGVQDHAKKLPAQLSGGQQQRVAIARSLAMDPKLILLDEPTSALDPEMINEVLDVMVELAKSGMTMVVVTHEMGFARKAADRVVFMADGAIVEQASPDEFFTNPQSHRAQDFLSKILS
- the pntB gene encoding Re/Si-specific NAD(P)(+) transhydrogenase subunit beta encodes the protein MLSNFIDATYIAAGLMFILALAGLSKHETARKGNVYGIMGMVFAVVATNFAIAYRDYANHNLQWDAAIMLYAALAIGGAIGIWRARKVEMTGMPELIALLHSFVGAAAVLVGYNVHLGNPNVDALHSIEVYLGVFIGAVTFTGSLVAWGKLNGRINSKPLTLPGRHWMNLAIVVALALIGWWYLATGSIIPLIIATVLSLLLGAHLVAAIGGADMPVVVSMLNSYSGWAAAASGFMLDMTILAITGALVGASGAILSFIMCRAMNRSFISVILGGFGDDVSAGPDREYGEHREASPADVATLLDSAGSVMIVPGYGMAVAQAQYAVAELTERLRAKGTKVSFGIHPVAGRLPGHMNVLLAEAKVPYDIVFEMDEINDDLADTDVVLVIGANDTVNPAAMEPGSPISGMPVLRVWEAGTVVVFKRSMSAGYAGVQNPLFFNENSVMCFGDAKATAQEIVAALPAKVNA
- a CDS encoding amino acid ABC transporter permease, which encodes MEAVLSSLDSYWEGFSVTLELLAIGGLGALLLGVVVAFLRISPIASLRWLATGYTELMRNTPLTLVFFFLAIVLPALQLGIDFKVAAYLALALYTSAFVAEAVRSGINGVPVGQAEAARSVGLTFGQTVSSVIMPQAVRMVIPPLINVFIALTKNTSVAGGFYVVELFAVSKTLTNQHGNAVIPILIGVALCYLVITIPLGRMADWIERKVAVQR
- a CDS encoding amino acid ABC transporter permease, translated to MSATPSVLYDAPGPRARRLSLVTSIVLGVVITAAVVWLIWRLGQPRVTVNGAVLTGLWDPSRWDIFVNDPRVWEGLLIRGLLMGTLRAAGLAAVLSIIAGVLLCFARSARSKWIRVPAAIVLEFFRGMPVLLMMLFIMLALATSGYWAVVLALTVYNGAIIGEALRAGIAALPRGQREAGLSLGLTELSTRLRIEFPQAFRQMLPIILAQLVVLLKDTSLAYVVAYPEILRISQQMRDYYGSTTYSFSLFLIVWAVYLVVNMSLSTAARWLARRTGPKAQAALMTQNTSTMQAPDGA
- a CDS encoding NUDIX domain-containing protein; amino-acid sequence: MASGDRRGPQLRVPSGMGEPGETIIQTALRELHEETGVDDVVSAREVGVFHADTGLLSNLIGVVEIIVAEDRLVVGPELQSARWTPVAVLDAAVAAGQIRDGITLAAWALWTSARR
- a CDS encoding IS3 family transposase (programmed frameshift), translating into MTRKKFSPEFKAEAVRAVIESSRTVAEVARDHGIGSETLRNWVNAYRRDHPDELPEISEPERAELARLRKEVRELKAEREFLGKSGGLLRQRVPVTAKYAFINSEEGNYSIRSMCRWARVSRAGYYEWLNRPVSVTQRWRDELGDIIEVLFADSDATYGYRRIHAALVRAGRPCDPQTVRAIMAERGLVACQPRRSGPRTTIPADAKDLPDLVNRDFTADEPGLKLVGDITYIPTWQGWVYLATVLDCCTKKVVGYAMAEHMRTELVTDALAMAISNGHIRSGETIFHSDRGTQYMSAEFAEFTRAAGIVRSVGRTGICYDNAWAESFNATLKVERVHRTVYPTRRHAIRDIARYIELRYNQKRLHSALQYRTPNEAEQDWYETNKAA
- a CDS encoding pilus assembly protein TadG-related protein gives rise to the protein MRRRGQRGQVLSVWVAAAMPAFILAVGLGVDLSGHTVAEQAAREVAAQAARTGAQQVVLTSDGASLDRTAARRAAATQAESVGYSATVAVAGNEVTVEVRGSYTTVLLGLIGVHELTVEGSGSARAVRVVDGAES
- a CDS encoding glutamate ABC transporter substrate-binding protein — its product is MKLTKLAASATALLTAVVLTACSGGGGASGDFPEGSTMAKLNSAQKITIGTKFDQPLFGLAGPDGKPEGFDVEIGKLIADKLGIPADKINWVETVSQNREPFIQNGQVDIVVATYTINDKRKEVIDFAGPYYIAGQSFLVPKGNPAGITSTDTIGDNTICTVTGSTSEKNIKEFTDKVITVDKYSDCLEPIRTGDAQALTTDNVILAGLVDQNGDEFEVVDYTFTEEPYGIGLKKGDDDFRNFINDTLEASFKDGSWAKAWENTAGKVLPTPAPPTVDRYTN
- a CDS encoding Re/Si-specific NAD(P)(+) transhydrogenase subunit alpha, which gives rise to MRIGIPEEVASGENRVAATPRTVTQLVGLGYDVLVQAGAGDRAALPDAGYLEAGATTGSAVDAWGADIVLTVNAPTDEQIALMRPGAVLIGFLFPRQDETLTQRLAARGVTALSMDMVPRTSRAQALDALSSMANISGYRAVVEAAHAFGRFFTGQVTAAGKVPPAKVLVAGTGVAGLAAIGAANSLGAIVRATDVRPETAEQVESMGATFLHVGTADQGVSSDGYAKEVGADYAQKAAELYAEQAADVDIIVTTAAIPGRPSPKLITADMVSTMRPGSVIVDLAAQGGGNCELTHPGESYVTDNGVTIIGWTDLASRLPGQSSQLYGTNLVNALTLMTPEKDGELVIDFDDEVVRTMTTVRDGEITFPPPPIEVSAMPAAKPAEVAVVEPPAPKEPRPWWHQVVLVGAGSLALIATLTFSPSSFVGLFAIFTLACVVGYYVVWNVSHALHTPLMSVTNAISGIIIVGAMTQMASDDWVVRIIAFIAVLLASINVFGGFAVTHRMLAMFRKA